The genomic DNA AGTGCTGTACCCCGCCATCCCTCAACAGCAGCAGATCCAGCCTCCATCAGGGAACTCTCAGAAAAAATCCAGGTTGAAGATGAAATTGAGAGGATATTCAGATCAGCTTCGAAACAGAAAGCCCTGAATGATCGTTGCAGATTCTGTGGATAACTTTTTAAATAATCAGATCACATCTTTTATATAAAGAATCCAGTTAATTAACTCACTATCTTCTGGAGGTGTAATGATGAAAACAACCATTAGTGTAATTAAAGCAGACGTTGGAAGCGTAGCCGGTCACGCAGTCGCACATGAAGCATTAAAGAAGAAGTGCGACGAGATACTGGCAGAAGCCAGGGATACAGGAATCCTTGAGGATTATTATATTACCAACTGTGGGGATGACATTGACCTCATAATGACCCACAGGAACGGTGAAGAAAATGAGGAGGTTCACCAGACAGCATGGAACGCCTTCAGGGAAGCCACAGAGGTTGCCAGGGGCTTAAAACTTTACGGTGCAGGACAGGACCTTCTCTCAGACACCTTCTCAGGAAACATCAAGGGTATGGGCCCTGGCTGCGCTGAGATGGAGTTTAAGGAGAGGCCAAGCGATCCTGTTATAATTTTCTGCTGCGACAAGACAGAACCTGGAGCATTTAACCTGCCCCTTTTCAGAATGTTTGCAGACCCATTCAACACCGCGGGTCTTGTTATTGACCCATCACTTCACAACGGATACGAATTCGAGGTTTTTGACGTTGTTGAACACAAGAAGGTTACAATGGCATGCCCTGATGAGATGTACGACCTCCTTGCACTTCTCGGTTCAATCAGCCGCTATGTGATAAAGAAGATACACAGAAGGGACGACGGTGAAATAGCAGCCTCTGTGAGCACAGAACGACTTAACCTCATGGCAGGTAAGTACATAGGAAAGGATGACCCTGTTGCAATTGTGAGGGCACAGTCAGGATTCCCTGCAGCAGGGGAAGTCGTTGAGCCCTTTGCATTCCCTCATCTTGTGGGTGGCTGGATGAGGGGATCACACAACGGGCCACTGATGCCTGTTGCCCAGAGGGATGCAACACCCGTCAGGTTCGACGGACCTCCAAGGGTCATAGGGCTGGGATTCCAGATCGCAGACTGCAAACTCGTGGGTCCAATCGACATGTTTGATGACCCAGCATTTGACCGCTCAAGGCAGCTTGCATCTGAAATTGCAGAGTACATGAGAAGACACGGGCCATTCGAACCCCACAGACTCCCATCAGATGAAATGGAGTACACATCCCTTCCGGGTGTGCTTGAAAAACTCGGAGACAGATTTGAGGACATGGAGTAAACAGACTCCGCTCAAATTTTATTTTTTTGGAAACATTAAATTCCTAGGTTCTGCCAGCAGATCGTTTTCCGGATACCTTTAATGATTGTTCTGATATAGGGTTGATTGATCTTGGCATTTTTAATGATTGGTTTCTTTTCTGTCACCATCCTTTGGTTTCTTCTTGTTGAGTCTCCTGAGTATCTCATGGGGAATGTCAATCACCATATCCACAGAGTCAATCACAGCACCGTCAGCTGTTGCCACCACACCCCCACTTTCCTTAAGGTTTCTGTCAACGCATGATGAGAGAATAGCACGTCCCTCAAGTTTCTTGGAATCCATTAGTTCCTCAACGATCTGCCTCAGCCTGCCACTATGGCTGACGTTCCTGTCAAAATAGAAAAAAACCTCTTTAACACCTGAATCGGATAGAAAATCCATTATGGCATTCAGGGCCCTCAGGGTTACTTCACCCATCCTGTAACTCCCTGATACACCCCTCACATCCCGCAGAAACCCATCCTGGGCAATGAAGAACCCTTCACCCCCAAGAACGCTTTCTGTACCTATGAGTACATTGTAGCCATCAATGTGGACAGTGGAACCCCTGAGGAAATCTGGACTTACCAGCAGGGAGAGTCTCCTCTTTCTGGTTTCATCTGAGAAGACATACCTTGCAAGGTAATTTCTTTCCCTCTTCCCGAGAAGATAGTGGTTTGCAACGAAATTAAGCGCAACACGTTTACGGTAACCCCTGTTGAGGAGGTATCTCAGGTCCTCAACGGCCATTTTAAGGGTCATCAGCCTCTTCTCTTGGCTATTATTATGAGGGCACGGTCAGAAGCATCCTCGGCCCTGTCAGAAATGTTCCCGATCTTCCTGGTGATTTCCTTCATGTCCATGAATTTTATGACACCCATCTCCTTCTCCCTGTAGGCAGAGTAGAGGTCTGTTATGATCTTCCTCTCAATTGTATCCACCTTATCCTCAAGGCCCTCAATTTCATGGACCTTCCTCATGGCCTCCCCGAGGTCCCTTTCAAGGAGTTCCACACACTCCTTAAGGGCGTGAACCGTCTTTCCTGTGACATCCATCATCCTCTGGAAGTCCTCTCTGAACCCTGAGGGGAAGGAAACCCTTCCAAGGGATACGGTGAATGCGGTTGATTCAATGACGTCAGCGACCTTGTCTATGCTCTCAACTAGCATTATACGGTCCTCCCTGTCGAAGGGGAGGAAGGCCCCCTCATAGAATTCAAGTTCCATTTTCCTTCTTATCTCATCGGCCTCATGCTCACTAACCGCTATCTCCCTTGCGAGTCTGGATACGCTTCTACAGTCGCCACTGTAAAAGGCCTCCATCAGCTCCTC from Methanothermobacter sp. includes the following:
- a CDS encoding TIGR00153 family protein yields the protein MKFFIKEGKVEKYGRRHLDKVMECYLKLEELMEAFYSGDCRSVSRLAREIAVSEHEADEIRRKMELEFYEGAFLPFDREDRIMLVESIDKVADVIESTAFTVSLGRVSFPSGFREDFQRMMDVTGKTVHALKECVELLERDLGEAMRKVHEIEGLEDKVDTIERKIITDLYSAYREKEMGVIKFMDMKEITRKIGNISDRAEDASDRALIIIAKRRG
- a CDS encoding DUF434 domain-containing protein; this encodes MTLKMAVEDLRYLLNRGYRKRVALNFVANHYLLGKRERNYLARYVFSDETRKRRLSLLVSPDFLRGSTVHIDGYNVLIGTESVLGGEGFFIAQDGFLRDVRGVSGSYRMGEVTLRALNAIMDFLSDSGVKEVFFYFDRNVSHSGRLRQIVEELMDSKKLEGRAILSSCVDRNLKESGGVVATADGAVIDSVDMVIDIPHEILRRLNKKKPKDGDRKETNH
- the fbp gene encoding fructose-1,6-bisphosphate aldolase/phosphatase, which gives rise to MKTTISVIKADVGSVAGHAVAHEALKKKCDEILAEARDTGILEDYYITNCGDDIDLIMTHRNGEENEEVHQTAWNAFREATEVARGLKLYGAGQDLLSDTFSGNIKGMGPGCAEMEFKERPSDPVIIFCCDKTEPGAFNLPLFRMFADPFNTAGLVIDPSLHNGYEFEVFDVVEHKKVTMACPDEMYDLLALLGSISRYVIKKIHRRDDGEIAASVSTERLNLMAGKYIGKDDPVAIVRAQSGFPAAGEVVEPFAFPHLVGGWMRGSHNGPLMPVAQRDATPVRFDGPPRVIGLGFQIADCKLVGPIDMFDDPAFDRSRQLASEIAEYMRRHGPFEPHRLPSDEMEYTSLPGVLEKLGDRFEDME